Proteins co-encoded in one Arthrobacter sp. ERGS1:01 genomic window:
- a CDS encoding amino acid permease yields MSQNVTDEATTGHAAGSITAEGYQRTLSRRHVTMIAMGGAIGVGLFMGAGGRLASTGPALIFSYAIAGVIAYLLMRALGELVMYRQTSGSFVSYAGELFGKKGAYLSGWMYFINWAMTGIAELIAIGLYFQYFFPGVPVEISAVCALVLLVAVNLLSVKAFGEFEFWASCLKVGAILSFLVVGTIMVVTNAQVGAGHASVTNLFSVEGGMFPKGGLVMILVLNAVIFAYNAIELVGITAGEMQNPAREVPKAIRAVVVRIVVFYVGSVSLLAMILPSDQYHSGESPFVTVFGAMGLGWVGSVMNFVVITAALSSCNSGLYSIGRIFRTMANNGHAPQWLTKMSSRYVPYTAILSIAGVYLVGILLNIWLGGSHAFDLALNTASIGVIFTWGTIFASQIMLRKKKGKVSSLPMPGAPWTSWAGLVALLAITVLIGFDTMTSPDGSVYMLGLWTLCTIPFFAVILWFGWQFVKKNEPKNALFS; encoded by the coding sequence GTGTCACAGAACGTCACCGACGAGGCCACCACGGGCCACGCCGCCGGAAGTATCACGGCCGAAGGCTACCAGCGGACGCTTTCGCGCCGCCACGTCACCATGATCGCCATGGGAGGGGCCATCGGCGTCGGACTCTTCATGGGAGCCGGCGGACGACTGGCCTCCACCGGCCCGGCCCTGATCTTCTCCTACGCCATCGCGGGCGTGATCGCCTACCTGTTGATGCGCGCCCTGGGGGAGCTGGTGATGTACCGGCAGACGTCGGGCTCATTCGTCTCCTACGCCGGTGAGCTGTTTGGCAAGAAGGGCGCCTACCTCTCCGGGTGGATGTACTTCATCAACTGGGCCATGACGGGCATTGCAGAGCTCATCGCCATTGGCCTGTACTTCCAATACTTCTTCCCCGGCGTCCCCGTGGAGATAAGCGCCGTCTGCGCCCTCGTGCTGTTGGTGGCCGTGAACCTGCTCAGCGTGAAGGCGTTTGGCGAGTTCGAATTCTGGGCCTCCTGCCTGAAGGTCGGTGCCATTCTCTCGTTCCTGGTGGTGGGCACCATCATGGTGGTCACCAACGCCCAGGTGGGCGCCGGCCACGCCAGCGTGACCAACCTCTTCAGTGTCGAAGGCGGCATGTTCCCCAAGGGCGGGCTCGTCATGATCCTGGTGCTCAACGCCGTGATCTTCGCCTACAACGCCATTGAACTCGTGGGCATCACCGCCGGCGAGATGCAAAACCCGGCCCGCGAAGTGCCCAAGGCCATCCGCGCCGTCGTGGTCCGGATCGTGGTCTTCTACGTCGGTTCCGTATCGCTGCTCGCCATGATCCTGCCCTCGGACCAGTACCACTCCGGCGAAAGCCCCTTCGTGACGGTGTTCGGCGCCATGGGCCTGGGCTGGGTGGGCTCGGTCATGAACTTCGTGGTCATCACCGCCGCACTGTCCTCCTGCAACTCCGGGCTGTACTCCATTGGCCGGATCTTCCGCACCATGGCCAACAACGGGCACGCCCCGCAGTGGCTGACCAAGATGTCCTCGCGCTATGTGCCGTACACGGCCATCCTGTCGATCGCCGGCGTCTACCTGGTGGGCATCCTGCTCAACATCTGGCTCGGCGGCTCGCACGCCTTCGACCTCGCGCTGAATACGGCCTCGATCGGCGTGATCTTCACCTGGGGCACCATCTTCGCCAGCCAGATCATGCTGCGCAAGAAGAAGGGCAAGGTCTCCTCGCTGCCCATGCCCGGCGCGCCGTGGACCAGCTGGGCCGGCCTCGTGGCGCTGTTGGCCATCACCGTGCTGATCGGCTTCGACACCATGACGAGCCCCGACGGCAGCGTCTACATGCTGGGCCTGTGGACCCTGTGCACCATCCCGTTCTTCGCCGTCATCCTGTGGTTCGGTTGGCAGTTCGTGAAGAAGAACGAACCCAAGAACGCCCTGTTCAGCTAA
- a CDS encoding fumarylacetoacetate hydrolase family protein — MRIARFVVDNDPMYGIVEGEPGSEVVTVIKGDPFFNGVEPTTIKYPLDDVRLVAPIIPRSKVIGVGRNFAEHARELGNEVPESPLLFLKPNTSVIGPGEPIVLPEFSEEVSYEAELCVVIGRICKDVPEERVDEVIFGYTCGNDLTARDVQASDGQWARAKGFDTSAPLGPWIETELDPDDVAIRGWLNGELRQDGSTNQMVRSVRELVSIVSRAFTLLPGDVIMTGTPAGVDLLNAGDRYEIEVEGIGRLSNPVVRR, encoded by the coding sequence ATGCGAATCGCCCGTTTTGTAGTTGATAATGACCCCATGTACGGCATTGTGGAAGGGGAGCCCGGCAGTGAAGTTGTCACCGTCATCAAGGGCGACCCGTTCTTCAACGGCGTAGAACCCACCACCATCAAATACCCGCTCGACGACGTGCGCCTGGTGGCCCCGATCATCCCGCGCAGCAAGGTCATCGGCGTCGGCCGCAACTTTGCCGAGCACGCCCGCGAACTGGGCAACGAAGTCCCCGAGAGCCCGCTGCTGTTCCTCAAGCCCAACACCTCCGTGATCGGCCCGGGCGAACCGATCGTGCTGCCCGAATTCTCCGAGGAAGTCTCCTACGAGGCCGAGCTGTGCGTCGTCATCGGCCGCATCTGCAAGGACGTTCCCGAGGAGCGTGTGGACGAGGTCATCTTCGGCTACACCTGCGGCAACGACCTCACCGCCCGCGACGTCCAGGCCAGCGACGGCCAGTGGGCGCGCGCCAAGGGCTTCGACACCTCCGCCCCGCTCGGTCCCTGGATCGAGACCGAACTGGACCCCGACGACGTGGCCATCAGGGGCTGGCTCAACGGTGAGCTCCGCCAGGACGGCAGCACCAACCAGATGGTCCGCAGCGTCCGCGAACTCGTCTCGATCGTCTCCCGCGCGTTCACGCTCCTGCCCGGCGACGTCATCATGACCGGCACCCCGGCCGGCGTCGACCTGCTCAACGCCGGCGACCGCTACGAGATTGAGGTGGAGGGCATCGGCCGTCTCTCCAACCCCGTAGTCCGCCGCTGA
- a CDS encoding branched-chain amino acid aminotransferase: protein MTQTASELTFSQQRNENPKSSAERDAILANPGFGDYFTDHTAVVDYKVDVNGEGGWSNARIEPYGPIAMDPAAAVLHYGQEIFEGMKAYRHADGSVWTFRAEANAARLNASARRLALPELPPEVFLESLRQIVAIDQDWVPSGDGEALYLRPFMIATEAFLGVRPAREVSYRVIASPAGNYFGGELKPVSIWLTTTFARAGEGGTGEAKCGGNYAASLAAQMEAEAQGCKQVLFLDPFNDNAIEELGGMNIFFVFKDGRLVTPALNGHILHGITRSSVMQLAADRGLKVEERKITIDEWRDGVANGEITEAFACGTAAVITPIGELKTADGVIASPGSGIGEVTAAIREQLLGIQTGSTPDLHGWLTRLA, encoded by the coding sequence CGCAGCAGCGCAACGAAAACCCCAAGAGCAGTGCCGAGCGCGACGCGATCCTGGCCAACCCCGGCTTCGGTGACTACTTCACCGACCACACGGCTGTCGTGGACTACAAGGTTGACGTCAACGGCGAGGGCGGCTGGTCCAATGCCCGCATTGAACCGTACGGCCCCATCGCCATGGACCCGGCCGCCGCGGTGCTGCACTACGGCCAGGAAATCTTCGAGGGCATGAAGGCCTACCGCCACGCCGACGGCTCCGTTTGGACGTTCCGCGCCGAGGCCAACGCCGCCCGCCTGAACGCCTCCGCCCGTCGCCTGGCCCTGCCGGAACTGCCCCCCGAGGTGTTCCTGGAATCCCTGCGCCAGATCGTGGCCATCGATCAGGACTGGGTGCCCTCCGGCGACGGCGAAGCCCTGTACCTGCGCCCGTTCATGATCGCCACCGAGGCCTTCCTGGGCGTGCGCCCGGCCCGCGAGGTCTCCTACCGCGTCATCGCCTCGCCCGCCGGCAACTACTTCGGCGGCGAACTCAAGCCCGTCTCCATCTGGCTCACCACCACTTTTGCCCGCGCCGGCGAAGGCGGCACGGGTGAGGCCAAGTGCGGCGGCAACTACGCCGCGTCGCTGGCCGCCCAGATGGAAGCCGAGGCCCAGGGCTGCAAGCAGGTCTTGTTCCTTGATCCGTTCAACGACAACGCCATCGAAGAACTTGGCGGCATGAACATCTTCTTCGTATTCAAGGACGGCCGCCTGGTGACCCCGGCACTGAACGGGCACATCCTGCACGGCATCACCCGCTCCTCCGTCATGCAGCTCGCCGCCGACCGCGGTCTGAAGGTCGAAGAACGCAAGATCACGATCGACGAATGGCGTGACGGCGTTGCCAACGGCGAGATCACCGAGGCGTTCGCCTGCGGCACCGCCGCCGTGATCACCCCCATCGGCGAGCTGAAGACGGCCGACGGCGTCATCGCCTCGCCGGGCTCCGGCATCGGCGAGGTCACCGCCGCGATCCGCGAGCAGCTGCTGGGCATCCAGACCGGCAGCACCCCGGACCTGCACGGCTGGCTGACCCGCCTGGCGTAA